From Cecembia calidifontis, one genomic window encodes:
- a CDS encoding AAA domain-containing protein, producing the protein MSKIQEELQNSLKLLKQEWEEDLQQFKKKFLYTSISDKKEEGICWYPVQLKKSKIGFGERWIVDLERFDTNQSHLFQSGKSVSIFSNQQNHISPDLRINGVINQVKKDVMTVTLQVEELPDWLSKGKIGIDLLFDEASYREMESALKAVIKAEKSRLAELKYILLGENAASFGAFHKLEDSRLNESQLEALGLVAAAKDVAIIHGPPGTGKTTTLVKGIQSSLETYKQVLVCAPSNAAVDLLVEKLQEAGVSTLRIGHPARVEEHILSQTLEAKIALHDSYKDLKKLKKKADEYRKLGQKYKRSFGPEERMRRRRLFDEANRFKDEAEHLEEYIVYDVFQQTKVFASTLVGASNAALKGMRFPVVFIDEAGQGLEAATWIPIQKSDRVVMAGDHFQLPPTIKSFEAARKGLSETLFEKVIKRQPSASKMLKLQYRMPELIMGFSNRVFYGNELQAAENTQNHFLSEDEPVLEFIDTAGSGFTEQVEEESLSTFNTEEARFALRYLEEMIKRVGIAKIKTHQWNIGLVAPYRAQVRKFNELLFETYDYPNLRSFSELLTIDSIDGFQGQERDIMFISLVRSNSKGEIGFLSDTRRMNVALTRAKRKLVVLGDSATLSHHPFYQAFLDYIEEKGCYKSVYEWLY; encoded by the coding sequence ATGTCAAAAATTCAGGAGGAATTACAAAATTCTTTGAAACTTTTGAAGCAGGAGTGGGAGGAAGATTTACAGCAGTTCAAAAAGAAATTTTTATATACCTCAATATCAGACAAGAAGGAAGAAGGTATTTGTTGGTATCCTGTCCAATTGAAAAAATCAAAAATCGGTTTTGGGGAAAGATGGATTGTAGATCTTGAAAGATTCGATACCAATCAAAGCCATTTGTTCCAATCAGGTAAATCTGTGTCCATTTTTTCCAACCAACAAAACCACATTTCTCCCGATTTGAGGATAAACGGGGTGATCAATCAGGTGAAAAAAGATGTGATGACTGTAACCTTACAGGTGGAGGAACTGCCGGATTGGTTAAGCAAAGGTAAAATAGGGATTGATCTTTTGTTTGACGAAGCAAGTTACAGGGAGATGGAGTCAGCTTTGAAGGCTGTAATCAAAGCGGAGAAGAGCCGCTTAGCTGAACTGAAATATATTTTATTGGGAGAAAATGCTGCAAGTTTTGGAGCATTCCATAAGCTTGAAGATTCCAGGTTAAATGAAAGTCAGCTGGAAGCTTTGGGTCTTGTGGCTGCTGCAAAAGATGTGGCCATAATCCATGGCCCTCCCGGGACGGGGAAGACCACCACTTTGGTCAAAGGTATCCAAAGTAGCTTGGAAACTTATAAGCAGGTATTGGTCTGTGCTCCAAGCAATGCTGCCGTGGACTTATTGGTGGAAAAGCTTCAGGAAGCCGGTGTTTCCACATTAAGAATAGGCCATCCGGCCAGAGTGGAGGAACATATCCTTTCCCAGACTTTGGAAGCGAAAATTGCCTTGCATGACAGCTACAAAGACCTGAAAAAGCTAAAGAAGAAAGCAGATGAATACCGAAAACTCGGCCAGAAATATAAAAGAAGCTTTGGTCCAGAGGAAAGGATGCGGCGGAGACGGCTTTTTGATGAGGCCAATAGGTTCAAAGATGAAGCGGAACACTTGGAAGAATACATTGTCTATGATGTGTTTCAGCAGACGAAGGTGTTTGCATCCACTTTGGTGGGGGCATCCAATGCTGCGCTGAAAGGGATGAGATTTCCTGTTGTTTTTATAGATGAGGCAGGGCAAGGGCTTGAGGCGGCCACTTGGATACCGATCCAAAAGTCCGATAGGGTTGTGATGGCAGGAGATCATTTTCAGCTGCCACCCACCATTAAGTCATTTGAGGCTGCCAGAAAAGGATTAAGCGAAACCTTATTTGAAAAGGTGATCAAAAGACAACCTTCGGCTTCAAAAATGCTTAAGCTCCAATATAGGATGCCGGAATTGATCATGGGTTTTTCAAATAGGGTTTTCTACGGGAATGAATTGCAGGCAGCAGAGAATACACAAAACCATTTTCTTTCAGAAGATGAACCTGTTTTGGAATTTATTGATACCGCAGGCAGTGGATTTACCGAGCAGGTTGAAGAGGAATCATTGAGTACTTTCAATACTGAAGAAGCCAGATTTGCCCTGAGGTATTTGGAGGAAATGATCAAAAGGGTTGGGATTGCCAAAATAAAGACCCATCAATGGAATATTGGATTGGTGGCTCCTTATCGCGCTCAGGTGAGGAAATTCAATGAACTGCTTTTCGAAACTTATGACTATCCCAATTTGCGTTCTTTTTCAGAATTGTTGACTATCGACTCCATCGATGGTTTTCAGGGGCAGGAGAGGGATATCATGTTCATTTCTCTCGTGAGATCCAATTCCAAAGGGGAGATAGGCTTTCTTTCCGATACCAGGAGGATGAATGTTGCCTTGACCAGAGCCAAAAGAAAGCTTGTTGTATTGGGGGACAGCGCAACCTTGAGCCATCATCCATTTTATCAGGCGTTTCTTGATTATATCGAGGAAAAGGGATGTTATAAAAGTGTGTACGAATGGCTTTACTGA
- a CDS encoding outer membrane beta-barrel protein, whose translation MRFLLVFFLSICPTWVFSQQKEFNNLIFSGYLESYYSYDFNQPDDNRRPDFLYNFARHNEFSFNLALLKVAYEDENIRSSFALMAGNYAQYNLQNEPTWAQFVNEASVGVKLHRKVWLDVGIMPSHIGFESWYGMDCWHLSRSLMAENSPYFLTGARLSYESNPNWDFVLWATNGWQNVQRQDRSRGLGLGFGLNHRPYKGLVLHYANYVGNEGLDPVQAWRFFNNFYIQYGNENWGATLGTDYGVQEVTFVGVRQWYGVTASVKKTIWEKFILAGRAEYYSDPNAVILNNGMKVSGLSANLDYPFRENTLFRLEARQFISPTADFSLPGGRFSKGNTAVTASFAVRF comes from the coding sequence ATGAGGTTTTTGCTGGTATTCTTTCTTTCTATATGCCCCACTTGGGTATTTTCTCAACAAAAGGAGTTTAATAATCTAATTTTTTCCGGTTACCTGGAATCCTATTATTCCTATGATTTCAACCAGCCGGATGATAACAGAAGACCTGATTTCTTATATAATTTCGCAAGGCATAACGAGTTTAGTTTTAACCTTGCCTTACTCAAAGTAGCTTATGAGGATGAGAATATCCGGTCCAGTTTTGCATTGATGGCAGGAAATTATGCCCAATATAACCTTCAAAATGAGCCAACTTGGGCGCAATTTGTAAATGAGGCCTCAGTAGGAGTGAAGCTTCACAGAAAGGTTTGGTTGGATGTAGGGATTATGCCTTCTCATATTGGGTTTGAAAGTTGGTATGGGATGGATTGCTGGCATTTAAGCAGGAGTCTTATGGCGGAAAACTCCCCGTATTTTTTAACTGGAGCAAGGCTTTCGTATGAGTCCAACCCCAACTGGGATTTTGTCCTTTGGGCTACCAACGGTTGGCAGAATGTCCAAAGACAGGACAGGAGTCGGGGACTTGGTTTAGGTTTTGGACTTAACCATAGGCCATATAAAGGCCTGGTCCTCCATTATGCTAATTATGTAGGCAACGAAGGCCTGGATCCTGTGCAAGCTTGGAGATTCTTTAACAATTTTTACATTCAGTATGGAAATGAGAATTGGGGAGCTACCCTTGGTACTGATTATGGTGTTCAGGAAGTAACTTTTGTTGGCGTCAGGCAATGGTATGGAGTAACCGCGTCGGTCAAAAAAACAATTTGGGAAAAATTTATCTTGGCAGGTAGAGCAGAGTATTATTCCGATCCAAATGCTGTCATTCTGAATAATGGCATGAAAGTATCCGGGTTATCGGCAAATTTGGATTATCCTTTTCGTGAAAATACGTTATTTCGGCTTGAGGCCAGGCAGTTTATCAGCCCAACTGCTGATTTTTCACTTCCAGGGGGCAGGTTCAGTAAGGGCAACACTGCGGTTACGGCTTCTTTTGCTGTTCGTTTTTGA
- a CDS encoding DUF4924 family protein, whose translation MKAVAEKKRRQNIAEYIIYMYQMEDLLRAYQFNMEDISKYVVSHYPVSTQEKEETFSWFRNLAEAMLAEKLEKGGHLKETQCLVENLAKLHWELLKKDKTYFEIYRQAKPHLIHLMAEAKDDFPSNEVQLFLNTVYGRLLARLRGRDIPQDILEATEAFGNVLSYLNWAFLSATENPENT comes from the coding sequence ATGAAAGCAGTAGCAGAAAAGAAAAGAAGGCAGAACATAGCTGAATATATCATTTACATGTATCAAATGGAGGACCTGCTCCGGGCCTATCAGTTCAACATGGAAGATATCAGTAAATATGTGGTGAGCCATTATCCGGTTTCGACCCAAGAAAAAGAAGAAACTTTTTCCTGGTTCCGGAATCTGGCTGAAGCGATGCTTGCGGAAAAATTAGAAAAAGGCGGGCATTTAAAAGAGACCCAGTGCTTAGTGGAAAATTTGGCAAAGCTGCACTGGGAACTACTCAAAAAGGACAAAACCTATTTTGAAATCTACCGGCAAGCTAAACCTCACCTGATTCACTTGATGGCCGAAGCAAAAGATGATTTCCCTTCAAATGAAGTTCAGCTTTTCTTGAATACCGTATATGGTAGATTGCTGGCAAGACTTCGTGGCAGGGATATCCCTCAGGACATCCTGGAAGCGACAGAGGCCTTTGGAAATGTATTGAGTTACCTTAACTGGGCTTTTTTGTCAGCGACGGAAAATCCAGAAAACACCTGA
- the tsaE gene encoding tRNA (adenosine(37)-N6)-threonylcarbamoyltransferase complex ATPase subunit type 1 TsaE, with translation MKIIHCENLDQLEETAEQVIRFCGKDKIWVFKGQMGAGKTTLIKAISKCFGIEDVVSSPTFSIVNEYRNPKGQVFYHFDFYRIEDPEEVLEIGIDEYFYSGNICWLEWAEKIPEYVPSDFVFIKIEIGDRGERIISLQRVLNSEIDG, from the coding sequence TTGAAAATTATCCATTGTGAAAATTTAGATCAGTTGGAAGAAACAGCTGAGCAGGTGATCAGATTTTGTGGGAAAGACAAAATCTGGGTCTTCAAAGGTCAGATGGGAGCTGGAAAAACCACATTGATTAAGGCAATTTCCAAATGTTTTGGAATCGAAGATGTGGTTTCTTCCCCAACATTTTCTATCGTCAATGAATACAGAAACCCGAAAGGTCAAGTATTTTACCATTTTGACTTTTACAGAATCGAAGACCCTGAAGAAGTCTTGGAAATTGGAATTGATGAGTATTTCTACAGTGGGAATATCTGTTGGTTGGAATGGGCAGAGAAAATTCCGGAATATGTCCCTTCAGATTTTGTGTTTATTAAGATTGAAATAGGCGACCGAGGAGAAAGGATTATCAGTTTACAAAGGGTCTTAAATAGCGAAATAGATGGTTGA
- a CDS encoding alanine dehydrogenase, giving the protein MVELTESIGLYPKEAAAKVKTAKNSLVIGIPRETAAQEKRVVLTPEAVALLVNNGQQVVVETNAGLLAKFTDKDYSDAGAKVVYSAKEAFDAEVILKVEPPTTEEIEYMRAGSCLISALQLGKQHADFIHALNRKRITAVAFEHLEDKVGGMPVVRAMSEIAGSTVMLIAAEYLSSVNDGKGLILGGITGVPPTEVVIVGAGTVAEYAARTALGLGASIKVFDNHIYKLRRIKQLLGQQVYTSTIDNYTLGQALKEADVVIGALRTEKGKNKIVVSEEMVAAMMEGSIIIDVSIDQGGCIETAEMTSHENPTYVKHGVIHYCVPNIASRVARTASAALSNIFTPILLQMADLRGAEEMIFNYKWFMKGVYTYRGSLTNAYLARKFAMTHKELQLLLAARY; this is encoded by the coding sequence ATGGTTGAGTTAACAGAGAGCATAGGTTTATATCCCAAAGAGGCAGCGGCAAAAGTTAAAACGGCAAAAAATTCTTTGGTAATTGGAATACCAAGGGAAACTGCCGCTCAGGAAAAAAGAGTGGTTCTTACGCCGGAAGCGGTAGCGCTCTTGGTAAATAATGGGCAACAGGTGGTCGTTGAAACCAATGCGGGTCTCCTTGCCAAGTTTACTGACAAAGATTACTCAGATGCAGGTGCCAAAGTGGTGTATTCGGCAAAAGAGGCTTTTGATGCAGAAGTCATTTTAAAGGTGGAGCCGCCCACCACCGAAGAAATTGAATATATGCGTGCAGGATCATGTTTGATTTCTGCGCTGCAATTGGGGAAACAACATGCTGATTTTATCCATGCGCTTAACAGAAAAAGGATAACTGCTGTAGCTTTTGAGCATTTGGAAGATAAAGTGGGCGGTATGCCTGTGGTAAGGGCCATGAGTGAAATTGCAGGGAGTACGGTGATGCTTATAGCCGCCGAGTACCTGAGCAGTGTTAATGATGGTAAGGGACTGATATTGGGAGGTATCACCGGTGTCCCTCCTACGGAGGTGGTAATAGTGGGTGCGGGAACAGTAGCTGAGTATGCAGCGAGGACAGCCTTAGGATTGGGGGCAAGTATTAAAGTTTTTGATAACCATATCTATAAACTCAGAAGGATCAAGCAGCTCTTAGGCCAGCAAGTTTATACCTCTACCATTGATAATTACACACTCGGCCAGGCTCTCAAAGAAGCAGACGTGGTCATAGGAGCATTAAGGACTGAAAAGGGTAAAAATAAAATCGTGGTCAGTGAGGAAATGGTTGCTGCAATGATGGAAGGGAGTATTATCATTGATGTAAGTATCGACCAAGGAGGGTGTATAGAGACTGCTGAAATGACTTCCCACGAAAACCCGACTTATGTGAAACATGGAGTAATCCATTATTGTGTGCCCAACATAGCCTCTAGAGTGGCAAGGACAGCTTCGGCTGCTTTGAGCAATATTTTTACCCCTATTTTACTTCAGATGGCTGACTTGAGAGGGGCAGAAGAGATGATCTTCAATTATAAATGGTTTATGAAAGGGGTATATACCTATAGGGGAAGCCTTACCAATGCCTATTTGGCAAGGAAATTTGCAATGACGCACAAAGAACTCCAATTGTTACTAGCTGCAAGATATTGA
- a CDS encoding PglZ domain-containing protein, with amino-acid sequence MQKSKILWADDEIDLLKPHILFLQQRGYDIITVNSGLDAIDMVEDQNFDVIFLDEMMPGMTGLETLQQIKMVKPQIPVVMITKSEEEQIMDDAIGGQIADYLIKPINPNQILLSVKKILQNKQLISERTNLSYRQDFMNISMACNDASSHQEWTDIYKRLTYWELEIDKTENKSMQEVLETQKTEANSLFAKFIKSNYLNWLNDSRSDAPILSHKLMKERVFPSIRQGNPLFFVVIDNLRLDQWEVLKPLITTYFNIEEESTYYSILPTTTAYARNALFSGLMPSEMARFHPELWEGEDSDEGKNNNEEEFLGENLHRNRMNVKFSYNKILQAHQGKLVLDQFQNLLNNDLNVLVYNFVDMMSHARTDMKMIRELAPNESAYRSLTKSWFEHSTLFELFKKINDVGAEVIVTTDHGTKRVHKPYKIIGDKTVTTNLRYKQGKNLNYESGKVFEILKPEEAKLPKFNVSTSYVFAVEDYFFAYPNNYNYYVNYYKDTFQHGGVSLEEMIIPIAHLVPKNS; translated from the coding sequence ATGCAAAAGTCTAAAATCCTTTGGGCAGATGACGAAATAGACCTGCTAAAACCCCATATTCTCTTTCTTCAACAAAGAGGCTATGACATTATTACTGTGAACAGTGGGTTGGATGCAATCGATATGGTGGAGGATCAGAATTTCGATGTGATCTTTTTGGATGAAATGATGCCCGGGATGACTGGTTTGGAAACTTTGCAGCAGATCAAAATGGTAAAGCCCCAGATTCCGGTGGTCATGATCACCAAAAGCGAGGAAGAGCAGATTATGGATGACGCCATAGGGGGACAAATTGCAGATTACCTTATCAAGCCGATCAACCCCAATCAGATACTGTTATCTGTCAAAAAAATCCTTCAGAACAAGCAGCTGATTTCTGAACGGACCAATCTTTCCTACCGTCAGGATTTTATGAACATCAGCATGGCCTGCAATGATGCCTCAAGCCATCAGGAATGGACGGATATTTATAAAAGGCTGACATATTGGGAACTCGAAATTGATAAAACCGAAAACAAAAGCATGCAGGAGGTCTTGGAAACCCAAAAAACCGAGGCCAATTCCCTTTTTGCTAAATTTATTAAATCTAATTACCTGAATTGGCTGAATGATTCCCGTTCGGATGCCCCTATATTGTCCCATAAACTGATGAAAGAAAGGGTTTTTCCTTCTATCCGCCAGGGAAACCCCTTGTTTTTTGTGGTGATTGATAACCTTAGATTGGACCAATGGGAGGTACTGAAACCCTTGATTACAACTTATTTTAATATTGAGGAAGAAAGTACTTATTACAGTATTTTGCCTACCACTACAGCCTATGCCAGGAACGCGCTTTTTAGCGGATTGATGCCTTCAGAAATGGCTAGGTTTCATCCAGAACTGTGGGAAGGGGAAGATTCGGATGAAGGGAAAAATAATAATGAGGAGGAGTTTTTGGGGGAAAATCTGCACAGGAACAGGATGAATGTCAAATTCAGTTACAATAAGATCCTACAGGCACACCAAGGCAAGCTGGTGTTGGATCAGTTCCAAAACCTATTGAATAATGACCTCAACGTTTTGGTTTACAATTTTGTGGATATGATGTCCCATGCCCGTACGGATATGAAAATGATCCGGGAGCTGGCTCCCAATGAGTCTGCATATAGATCTTTGACCAAAAGCTGGTTTGAGCATTCCACTCTTTTCGAATTATTTAAGAAAATCAATGATGTAGGCGCAGAAGTAATTGTCACTACGGATCATGGGACCAAGCGGGTACATAAGCCTTACAAAATCATTGGCGATAAAACTGTAACCACCAATTTGAGGTACAAGCAGGGAAAAAATCTCAATTATGAAAGCGGGAAGGTGTTTGAGATCTTAAAACCTGAAGAGGCCAAACTGCCTAAATTTAATGTTTCTACGAGTTATGTTTTTGCCGTAGAAGATTATTTCTTTGCATATCCAAACAATTACAATTATTATGTAAATTACTACAAAGATACCTTTCAACATGGAGGGGTGTCTCTGGAGGAAATGATTATTCCAATAGCTCATTTAGTCCCAAAGAATAGTTAA
- the lepA gene encoding translation elongation factor 4, translating to MQRIRNFCIIAHIDHGKSTLADRLLQFTNTVSEREMQDQLLDNMDLERERGITIKSHAIQMKYNYKGEEYILNLIDTPGHVDFSYEVSRSIAACEGALLIVDASQGIEAQTISNLYLAIGHDLEIIPVLNKIDLPGADPEVVADEVIELIGCKREDIILASGKEGIGIEDILNAVVERIPAPEGDPEAPLQAMIFDSVYNSFRGVEVIFRIFNGTINKGDKIKFVNTGREYDADEIGILGINQIPQQTLSAGNVGYLISGIKVAKEVKVGDTITHVKRPCAAAVKGFENVKPMVFAGIYPVDTTEFEELRASMEKLQLNDASLVWEPETSAALGFGFRCGFLGMLHMEIIQERLEREFDMTVITTVPSVQFRALMNNNEYKIINAPSDMPDPNKFKHIEEPFVKATIITASEYVGPVIQLCMEKRGQIKNQVYLTSDRVELTFDMPLAEIVFDFFDKLKTISRGYASLDYELIGFRESNMVRLDVMLNGEVVDALSAIVHRDKAYEWGKRLCEKLKELVPRQMFEIAIQAAIGTKIIARETIKALRKNVLAKCYGGDISRKRKLLEKQKKGKKRMRQVGNVEVPQEAFMAVLKLD from the coding sequence ATGCAAAGAATTAGAAACTTCTGTATCATCGCCCATATTGATCATGGGAAGAGTACATTGGCAGACCGCTTGCTGCAGTTTACCAATACGGTAAGTGAGCGCGAGATGCAGGACCAGTTGTTGGACAATATGGATTTGGAGCGTGAAAGAGGGATTACCATCAAGTCCCACGCTATCCAGATGAAATATAATTACAAAGGGGAAGAATATATCCTGAACCTGATTGATACCCCGGGACACGTGGATTTTTCTTATGAGGTTTCCCGTTCTATCGCTGCTTGTGAAGGGGCCCTGTTGATTGTGGATGCTTCCCAAGGAATCGAAGCCCAGACCATATCCAATCTGTATCTTGCCATAGGACATGATCTGGAGATCATTCCGGTATTGAACAAGATCGACTTGCCGGGGGCAGATCCTGAGGTAGTGGCCGATGAAGTGATCGAACTTATCGGTTGTAAAAGAGAAGACATCATACTTGCTTCAGGAAAAGAAGGTATTGGAATTGAAGATATTCTTAATGCAGTGGTGGAAAGAATACCGGCGCCTGAGGGTGACCCGGAAGCTCCCTTACAGGCAATGATTTTTGATTCCGTCTACAATTCTTTCCGTGGGGTTGAAGTTATTTTCAGGATTTTTAACGGCACCATCAATAAAGGAGATAAGATCAAATTCGTCAATACAGGCAGAGAATATGATGCTGATGAGATCGGGATCCTCGGAATCAACCAGATTCCTCAGCAAACCTTATCTGCCGGTAACGTAGGTTACCTGATTTCAGGTATCAAAGTGGCCAAAGAGGTAAAAGTGGGGGATACCATCACCCACGTGAAAAGGCCCTGTGCTGCAGCTGTTAAGGGATTTGAAAACGTAAAACCAATGGTTTTTGCCGGTATTTATCCGGTGGACACCACCGAGTTTGAAGAGCTTAGGGCTTCCATGGAAAAGTTGCAGCTGAATGATGCTTCCCTGGTATGGGAACCTGAAACTTCTGCGGCCTTAGGTTTTGGATTCCGGTGCGGATTCTTGGGCATGCTTCACATGGAGATTATCCAGGAGCGTCTGGAGCGTGAATTTGATATGACGGTAATCACTACCGTTCCATCGGTACAGTTCAGGGCATTGATGAACAACAATGAATATAAGATCATCAATGCGCCTTCTGATATGCCGGATCCCAACAAATTCAAGCATATCGAAGAACCTTTTGTAAAGGCGACTATCATTACTGCTTCCGAATACGTAGGCCCTGTTATCCAGCTTTGCATGGAGAAGCGGGGTCAGATCAAAAACCAGGTTTACTTGACTTCCGATAGGGTGGAGCTTACTTTTGATATGCCACTCGCTGAAATCGTATTTGATTTCTTTGATAAGCTAAAAACCATCTCCAGGGGTTATGCCTCCTTGGATTATGAACTGATAGGATTCAGAGAGTCTAATATGGTGAGGTTGGATGTGATGTTGAATGGAGAGGTGGTAGATGCACTATCTGCTATTGTCCATAGAGACAAGGCATACGAATGGGGCAAGAGACTCTGTGAAAAATTGAAAGAGCTTGTTCCAAGACAGATGTTTGAAATTGCGATCCAGGCTGCCATTGGTACCAAAATCATTGCCCGCGAGACCATCAAAGCCTTGAGGAAAAACGTTTTGGCCAAGTGTTATGGTGGTGATATCTCCCGAAAGCGTAAACTCCTCGAAAAGCAGAAGAAAGGTAAGAAGAGAATGAGGCAGGTAGGAAATGTGGAAGTGCCGCAGGAAGCATTTATGGCGGTGTTGAAGTTGGATTAA
- a CDS encoding ACP phosphodiesterase, translating to MNYLAHAYLSFGEPKVLVGNFIGDFVRGSIEKSYEKEIVIGVKLHWAIDKFTDNHPVVKEAQEILKPEYGRYSTVITDMYFDYFLAKYWNNYHHLPLQDFVQDVYETIDSFRNVVPDKFMKTFAYMRYYNWLGGYGELDGIRRAMTGMAKKTKFQSNLDTAHIFLDEHHEFLRVHFGDFFEDLVSHSKNRLYELKSELSPA from the coding sequence GTGAATTATCTAGCACATGCATACCTGTCCTTTGGGGAGCCAAAGGTTTTGGTGGGAAATTTTATAGGTGATTTTGTCCGGGGATCTATCGAAAAATCCTACGAGAAAGAAATAGTCATTGGGGTCAAACTCCATTGGGCCATCGATAAATTCACAGACAATCACCCTGTGGTAAAGGAAGCCCAGGAAATTCTAAAACCTGAATATGGCCGATACTCTACAGTGATTACCGATATGTATTTTGATTATTTCCTCGCCAAGTATTGGAACAATTACCACCACCTCCCCCTTCAGGATTTTGTACAGGATGTCTATGAAACCATAGACAGTTTCAGAAATGTTGTCCCTGACAAATTCATGAAAACTTTTGCCTACATGCGTTATTACAATTGGCTTGGAGGATATGGGGAATTGGATGGCATCAGAAGGGCAATGACCGGGATGGCAAAAAAGACAAAATTTCAGTCTAATTTAGACACTGCACATATATTCCTCGACGAGCATCACGAATTTCTAAGGGTTCACTTCGGGGATTTTTTCGAAGACCTCGTAAGTCACTCTAAGAATAGACTATACGAACTCAAGTCAGAATTGAGTCCAGCATGA
- a CDS encoding inorganic diphosphatase, producing MINPWHDVQIGKEAPEYVMGVIEIPKGSKGKYELDKKTGMLLLDRVLFSAVHYPANYGFIPQTFCDDKDPLDILIISQIDIPSMTLVKAKVIGVMRMVDGGEADDKIIAVAADDQSVNYISDIDELPPHLMKEVHRFFEDYKKLENKEVKVEDFLGKEEAFRIIRESIELYDKNFRTRK from the coding sequence ATGATAAATCCATGGCACGATGTGCAAATAGGAAAAGAAGCTCCCGAATATGTCATGGGAGTCATTGAAATTCCAAAAGGTAGCAAAGGAAAATATGAATTGGATAAGAAGACAGGTATGCTGCTGCTGGATAGGGTTTTGTTTTCTGCTGTGCATTACCCCGCGAATTATGGTTTTATTCCCCAGACCTTTTGTGATGACAAGGACCCCTTGGATATTTTGATCATTTCGCAGATTGATATTCCTTCCATGACCTTGGTAAAGGCAAAAGTAATTGGGGTAATGCGAATGGTAGATGGAGGTGAAGCAGATGATAAAATAATAGCAGTAGCAGCTGATGATCAATCTGTGAACTATATCAGTGACATTGATGAGTTACCTCCTCATCTTATGAAAGAAGTCCACAGGTTTTTTGAGGATTACAAAAAACTTGAAAATAAAGAGGTAAAAGTAGAAGACTTCTTAGGCAAAGAGGAAGCCTTTAGGATCATTAGAGAAAGTATCGAATTGTACGATAAAAACTTCCGTACAAGAAAGTAA
- a CDS encoding response regulator — protein sequence MSNIKEEKIKVLYIDDEEINLQAFKTTFKYDFDVQLTASTKEARHILSTQPVDIIISDQRMPSETGLDFFTSIMTEYPEPIRILLSAYSDIQLVQEAINKGVIYHYLTKPWDEEYFKNIIRNAFETYSLRKEVKNLQKEIQGLKKDLEITSE from the coding sequence ATGTCGAATATCAAAGAAGAAAAAATCAAAGTTCTTTATATAGATGATGAAGAAATCAATCTTCAGGCATTCAAAACCACTTTCAAATATGATTTTGACGTTCAGCTGACTGCCTCAACCAAAGAAGCCCGACATATATTGAGTACCCAACCCGTCGATATCATCATTTCGGATCAAAGAATGCCATCTGAAACTGGCCTTGATTTTTTTACCTCTATCATGACGGAATATCCAGAACCTATCAGGATTCTTTTAAGTGCCTATTCAGATATCCAACTTGTACAAGAAGCCATCAACAAAGGAGTCATTTACCATTACCTGACAAAACCTTGGGATGAAGAGTACTTCAAGAACATCATCCGTAATGCTTTTGAAACTTACAGCTTGAGAAAGGAAGTCAAAAACCTTCAAAAAGAAATTCAAGGTCTCAAAAAAGATCTTGAAATCACATCGGAATAA